A genomic segment from Nicotiana sylvestris chromosome 1, ASM39365v2, whole genome shotgun sequence encodes:
- the LOC104217133 gene encoding cytochrome b561 and DOMON domain-containing protein At3g25290-like: MGLYQTCCVILYFMFLILKPELSYSMSCTSQKFTKNILYEHCNDLPHLNSYIHWNYNSKDFTFNLAFVATPTKPDGWIAWGINPNATGMVGTQALIAFKQSNGSIVAKTFKLNSYKSIVPGELAYRVTNVEAMYSNGMMVIFASVKLPEGMTELNQVWQVGSSVLNGTFPGIHDFQPENLNSKGKLDLMKGKSISNGSEDSRLKNRNIHGILNVVSWGILFPIGIMIARYLRTFADPVWFYVHVACQLSSYTIGVAGWATGLKLGNQSKGIEYTSHRDFGIALFSLATLQVFALFLRPKKDHKYRFYWNMYHHGVGYGVLVLGIINVFKGLEILQPESKWKLAYIIFLSILGGIALILEAITWTIVLKKKPGKSNNKLYDGQNGSNGRQQPLTS; the protein is encoded by the exons ATGGGATTGTATCAAACATGTTGTGTCATCCTATATTTTATGTTCTTGATTTTGAAACCTGAATTGTCATATTCCATGTCATGTACATCACAAAAGTTTACAAAGAACATATTATATGAACATTGCAATGACTTACCACATTTGAATAGTTACATCCATTGGAATTACAATTCCAAGGATTTTACCTTCAATTTAGCCTTTGTAGCTACTCCTACTAAACCTGATGGTTGGATTGCTTGGGGAATTAATCCAAATGCAACAGGAATGGTTGGTACACAAGCGTTGATCGCGTTTAAACAATCCAATGGTTCCATTGTCGCGAAAACGTTCAAGTTAAATTCGTATAAATCCATCGTGCCAGGGGAGCTAGCGTATCGCGTTACAAATGTGGAGGCTATGTATAGTAATGGAATGATGGTAATTTTTGCTAGTGTAAAATTACCTGAAGGAATGACTGAATTGAATCAGGTTTGGCAAGTAGGAAGTTCAGTCTTGAATGGGACATTCCCTGGAATTCATGATTTTCAGCCTGAGAATTTGAATTCTAAGGGAAAACTTGATTTGATGAAAGGGAAGAGTATTAGCAATGGTTCTGAGGATTCTAGGCTCAAGAATAGAAAT ATTCATGGAATTCTGAATGTTGTGAGTTGGGGAATACTATTTCCAATTGGAATTATGATTGCAAGGTATCTAAGAACATTTGCAGATCCAGTGTGGTTTTATGTTCATGTTGCTTGTCAATTATCATCTTACACTATTGGAGTTGCTGGTTGGGCAACTGGTCTGAAACTTGGAAATCAATCAAAAGGAATTGAATATACTTCCCATAGAGATTTTGGTATTGCCTTATTCTCTCTTGCAACTCTTCAG GTGTTCGCGCTATTTCTGAGGCCAAAGAAGGATCATAAGTACAGATTTTACTGGAATATGTATCACCATGGAGTTGGATATGGTGTGCTTGTTCTAGGAATCATCAATGTGTTTAAAGGTCTTGAGATTTTGCAGCCAGAAAGCAAATGGAAATTGGCTTATATTATTTTCCTTTCAATTCTTGGAGGAATTGCTCTTATTTTAGAAGCCATTACTTGGACAATTGTACTTAAAAAGAAGCCTGGAAAATCAAATAACAAGCTTTATGATGGCCAAAATGGTTCAAATGGAAGACAACAACCTCTCACTTCTTGA